Proteins from a genomic interval of Syngnathoides biaculeatus isolate LvHL_M chromosome 23, ASM1980259v1, whole genome shotgun sequence:
- the LOC133496626 gene encoding cytospin-A-like: MGNTTNRSSAGSPFDFFQTHLMPSEADLTSMTIASKSSSRRLQTPSLEIATHDSCGTTYAITDWVQGLSPPSEWAILSIDRSIKSPNLSGEVAGHDEAPAVSLRSLTSLNSSRVWPLEESWQESDSGLEPQVAAESSGEKLSQALLCLMDRHSTLMGLTLDTDTTVEAVELVKQLITERDKLAEEVNSLRETQNNEKSDWQQFQCDLQVAVSVADRIRAESEHALSRLQEDHKNLQEQLAQALGRELELERELEYLQSQHREVCLRLDLLKKQQQPMDRKVAEDKSHQVEGHATNLHFVEEADLKSVQKQEEHEGHETMDAKRSASSQLTGNGIVKVYVDALEKKKGERDPRRSLSRIPLPVDSCHNNLIKTRSTSPLCKQKEEPTQGRKIAHIVKRHDSWSSCQTVILETSGDFETSSRVNVHQSASGLEMEDVCTKSPLGKLEEVPCDIKTLTGLCPQLRRHSFKRNSLLSWCQSRTRGYQHIEITNFSTCWQDGLAFCAMYHTYLPTRIPYDRLNPAEKKENLDLAFKTGESVGITTTLSVEDMLKEDGPEWKKVLYYVESIFHRFVECEVAAAQGCDHASAI, from the exons GTTCTCCTTTTGATTTCTTCCAAACCCACCTGATGCCCTCCGAGGCAGACCTAACATCCATGACTATAGCCTCCAAATCCTCCTCTCGCAGGCTCCAAACTCCCTCGCTCGAAATAGCCACGCACGACTCTTGTGGCACCACCTACGCAATAACGGACTGGGTGCAGGGGCTTTCCCCTCCCTCCGAATGGGCCATCTTGAGCATCGACCGCAGCATCAAGTCCCCGAACCTGAGCGGCGAGGTGGCCGGCCACGACGAGGCCCCGGCGGTCAGCCTCCGCAGCCTGACGTCACTGAATTCGTCCCGGGTGTGGCCTTTGGAGGAGAGCTGGCAGGAGAGCGACAGCGGGCTGGAGCCCCAGGTTGCGGCCGAGAGTTCCGGGGAGAAACTGAGTCAGGCCCTGCTCTGCCTGATGGATCGGCATTCTACCTTGATGGGCCTCACCCTGGACACGGATACCACTGTGGAAGCTGTAG AGCTGGTCAAACAGTTGATAACGGAAAGGGACAAACTGGCCGAGGAGGTGAACAGCCTGCGAGAGACTCAAAAC AATGAGAAGTCTGATTGGCAGCAGTTCCAGTGCGACCTGCAGGTGGCGGTGTCCGTGGCCGACCGGATACGGGCGGAATCGGAGCATGCCCTGAGCCGGCTCCAGGAGGACCACAAGAATCTGCAAGAGCAGCTGGCCCAGGCCCTTGGAAGGGAGCTGGAGCTGGAGCGGGAGCTGGAATATCTGCAATCCCAACATAGGGAAGTGTGCCTGAGATTGGATTTGCtcaaaaagcagcagcagccgaTGGACAGAAAAGTCGCGGAAGACAAAAGCCACCAAGTGGAGGGGCATGCGACGAATCTTCACTTTGTTGAGGAAGCTGACTTGAAAAGTGTCCAAAAACAGGAGGAGCACGAAGGTCATGAAACAATGGATGCTAAAAGATCTGCAAGCTCGCAGCTGACGGGGAACGGTATAGTCAAGGTATACGTGGATGCACtggagaagaaaaaaggagAGCGTGATCCAAGGAG GAGTCTGTCCCGTATTCCGTTGCCCGTTGACTCTTGTCACAACAACTTGATTAAAACGAGGTCGACATCGCCATTGTGCAAG caaaaagaAGAGCCAACACAGGGGAGGAAGATTGCGCACATCGTCAAGCGCCATGACAGCTGGTCAAGCTGTCAGACGG TGATATTGGAGACGTCTGGAGACTTCGAGACTTCTTCCAGAGTAAATGTTCACCAATCTGCGTCCGGACTGGAAATGGAAGATGTCTGCACAAAGTCACCTTTGG gaaaactgGAGGAAGTCCCTTGCGATATCAA AACCCTGACTGGATTGTGCCCCCAGCTACGGCGTCACAGCTTCAAAAGGAACTCCCTGCTGAGCTGGTGTCAAAGTCGCACTCGAGGCTACCAG cataTTGAAATCACCAACTTCAGCACGTGTTGGCAGGACGGTTTGGCCTTCTGCGCCATGTATCATACGTACCTGCCTACCCGCATCCCTTACGACAGGCTCAACCCAGCAGAGAAG aaGGAAAATTTGGATCTTGCTTTCAAGACTGGAGAGTCTGTCGGGATCACAACAACTCTG TCCGTGGAAGACATGCTGAAGGAGGATGGTCCGGAATGGAAGAAAGTCCTGTATTACGTGGAAAGCATATTTCATCGCTTTGTGGAATGTGAGGTAGCAGCCGCCCAAGGCTGTGACCACGCATCTGCGATATGA
- the grcc10 gene encoding protein C10 gives MASAPAQQPTLTVEQTRVVLSEVIQAFSVPENAVRMEEARESACNDMGKMLQLVLPVATQIQQEVIKAYGFNNEGEGVLKFARLVKMYESQDPEIAAMSAKLKSLLLPPLSTPPIGGAIPAS, from the exons ATGGCCTCTGCACCAGCACAGCAGCCCACCCTGACTGTAGAACAGACAAGAG tggTGCTGAGTGAGGTTATCCAGGCCTTCTCTGTGCCGGAAAATGCCGTGAGGATGGAGGAGGCACGGGAAAGCGCGTGCAACGACATGGGCAAGATGCTACAGCTGGTGCTGCCCGTGGCCACGCAGATTCAACAGGAAGTTATCAAAGCATACGGCTTCAACAATGAAGGAGAGG GTGTCCTGAAGTTTGCCCGATTGGTCAAGATGTATGAAAGCCAGGACCCCGAAATAGCAGCCATGTCAGCTAAACTCAAGTCTCTCCTCCTCCCGCCTCTGTCGACACCACCCATAGGGGGGGCTATCCCAGCCTCATAA
- the saysd1 gene encoding SAYSvFN domain-containing protein 1 produces the protein MERKLADFRARRQAKKGSSKERSAAAAAPAANVNATPAVTPQTVQNSDPNPLQERSRDWMVDSSWGRWLSRKYEFSNITLLKVLLWVVLLGFFVELEFGFAFFVFSLFYWLYEGLRDPIEREPGEMSAYSVFNPDCQPLLGTLTAEQMEAEMGYRGLANR, from the exons ATGGAGCGGAAGCTTGCAGATTTTAGGGCCCGGCGACAGGCCAAAAAGGGTTCCAGCAAGGAGCgctcggccgccgccgccgcccccgccgcgaACGTAAACGCGACCCCGGCTGTCACTCCGCAGACTGTGCAAAACTCAGACCCCAACCCCCTACAAGAG CGTTCGAGGGACTGGATGGTGGACAGCTCGTGGGGGAGATGGCTGTCAAGGAAATACGAGTTCTCCAACATCACCCTGCTAAAAGTCCTCCTCTGGGTGGTCCTGCTCGGCTTTTTCGTGGAACTGGAGTTCGGCTTTGCCTTCTTCGTCTTCTCTCTCTTCTACTGGCTGTACGAGGGACTGCGCGACCCGATCGAAAGGGAGCCCGGGGAGATGAGCGCCTACTCCGTCTTCAATCCGGACTGTCAGCCGCTGCTCGGCACCCTCACCGCCGAGCAGATGGAGGCTGAGATGGGCTACAGAGGTCTTGCGAACCGATGA
- the bpnt1 gene encoding 3'(2'),5'-bisphosphate nucleotidase 1, with translation MSGSPAVVIRLVASAYTVAEKAGEIVRKVLHRGDLGIVEKEGANDLQTLADRLAQRSICTSLSRRFPKITIIGEEELPAEEVSEDLIENGQAEEILQKVCPVEYCGVKEEELVVWVDPVDGTKEYTEGLLDNVTVLIGIAYAGRAIAGVVNQPFYNYQLGPGAHLGRTMWGMLGLGAFGFQLQEVPDDKRIVTTSRSHSNKLVTDCVSAMEPHEVIRVGGAGNKIIQLIEGKASAYVFASPGTKKWDTCAPEVLLHCVGGKLTDMHNNPYRYDANVKRMNSGGVLATLRNHEYYISRVPQSALQALKSD, from the exons ATGTCTGGGAGTCCTGCTGTGGTTATTCGCTTGGTGGCTTCGGCTTACACTGTGGCTGAGAAAGCTGGCGAGATAGTGAGGAAAGTCCTTCACCGCGGAGACCTCGGCATCGTTGAGAAG GAGGGTGCGAATGATCTGCAGACGTTAGCGGACAGACTTGCACAGCGCAGCATCTGTACGTCGCTCTCGAGACGCTTTCCTAAAATTACTATCATTGGCGAGGAG GAACTTCCAGCAGAGGAAGTCTCGGAAGACCTGATTGAAAACGGCCAAGCAGAAGAAATCCTGCAGAAAGTCTGCCCGGTTGAATATTGTGGAGTGAAAGAAGAGGAG CTGGTTGTGTGGGTGGATCCTGTGGACGGCACAAAGGAGTACACGGAAG GGCTCCTCGATAACGTAACCGTGCTTATCGGAATCGCCTACGCAGGCCGCGCAATCGCAGGTGTCGTCAACCAGCCGTTCTACAACTACCAG CTTGGGCCAGGGGCGCATTTGGGAAGAACCATGTGGGGGATGCTCGGACTGGGCGCCTTTGGATTTCAGCTGCAAGAAGTTCCGGACGACAAACGCATTGTGACCACCAGCCGTTCCCATAGCAACAAGCTTGTCACGGACTGCGTCAGTGCGATGGAACCTCATGAGGTTATCAGAGTGGGTGGCGCAGGGAACAAG ATCATCCAGCTCATCGAGGGCAAAGCGTCAGCTTACGTCTTCGCAAGCCCAGGAACCAAAAAGTGGGACACCTGCGCTCCCGAAGTTCTCCTGCACTGCGTTGGCG GTAAACTAACGGACATGCATAATAATCCTTACCGCTATGACGCTAATGTGAAGCGCATGAACTCCGGCGGCGTTCTCGCGACGCTCAGGAACCACGAGTACTACATCAGCCGAGTGCCTCAGTCGGCGCTGCAAGCCCTCAAGTCCGACTGA